DNA from Mucilaginibacter mallensis:
CACTTACCGTTTGTATGATTGGGACAGGGTTGATGCAAAAACAGGTAAACCACGAGAGCTTGATGTAGATAAAGCCATTGCCTGTATCGATTTTAATATCACCGATGTTGAGCCGGTAAAACCAAAAATTGAATCGGCCCTCCCGATACTGCGTGAGCAGTTATTTAATAACGAACATTTTATTTTATGGCGCATCCAAACTGAAGATCAGTTTTCAGTAGGGGCTGAAGATGTACCTCGTATACTGGTATGCGTGGATGGGGAAGGGGCGGTGCATTATGATGGTACCGATTATCTCATTACTAAAGGCGATGTAATGCTCATTCCGGCTGTGCTGGGTGTGCTTAATTGTTCGCCGAAAGGCAAAATAAACCTGCTGGAAATAGCCATACCTGAAAATTAAAACCTAAGCATTATCCCTGCGGGGATGACCATATAAATTATGAAAAAACTAATTGTATTTGATTTGGATGGCACGCTTGCCGAAAGCAAAGCAGCGTTAGATCCTGAAATGGCCAAATTATTTAGCCGTTTAATTGATATTGTGCATGTAGCCATCATATCTGGCGGCGACTGGCCCCAGTTTGAAAAACAGGTATTGTCTCATCTGCCGCAGGATAAGCACCTGAAACATCTGTCAATTTTGCCAACCTGTGGTACTAAGTTCTATCAATATAAGAAAGGCTGGGAAAAACTTTATTCGGAGGATTTTACCGATGAAGAGAAAACAAAGATCATCGATTCGCTGAACGCTGCTATAAAGGAATCGAAAACTGAAGTCAAAAAAACATGGGGCGAAACCATCGAGGACAGGGGCAGCCAGATCACTTATTCGGCATTGGGGCAAAAAGCGCCTTTGGATGAGAAAAAGGTATGGGATCCCAAATTTGTAAAGCGCAAAAAGATAAAAGATATACTGGATAAAACCTTGCCCGAATTTTCGGTACAAATGGGTGGCGCTACCTCAATTGATATTACCAAGCCGGGTATTGACAAGGCTTATGGCATGCGTAAATTAAAAAAGGTACTGGGTATCAA
Protein-coding regions in this window:
- a CDS encoding HAD-IIB family hydrolase — its product is MKKLIVFDLDGTLAESKAALDPEMAKLFSRLIDIVHVAIISGGDWPQFEKQVLSHLPQDKHLKHLSILPTCGTKFYQYKKGWEKLYSEDFTDEEKTKIIDSLNAAIKESKTEVKKTWGETIEDRGSQITYSALGQKAPLDEKKVWDPKFVKRKKIKDILDKTLPEFSVQMGGATSIDITKPGIDKAYGMRKLKKVLGIKISEMIFIGDALFKGGNDYPASTTGADSIQVRDPDETKRVIETIISCLGGKISTLEIKKEKKQDA